Proteins from a genomic interval of Nitrospina gracilis Nb-211:
- a CDS encoding Mrp/NBP35 family ATP-binding protein, which produces MSDQDLQVKVIGALKTVMDPDLHKNIVDLGFVKNLETKDGKVKFDVELTTPACPVKEELKNECQSKVGAIEGVKDVTVNMTSNVRPSEHQQPILTGVKNIIAVASGKGGVGKSTVSTNLAIALSLTGARVGLMDADIYGPSIPKMLGMPIKPPKGADNNKFFPHEKYNLKVISAAFLTEEGQPLMLRGPMLGGIIQQFLQNVEWGELDYLVIDLPPGTGDVQLTLTQRAPLSGGVIVTTPQQISAIDAEKGVKMFRQVKVPVLGVVENMSYFVCDGCDKKHFIFQSGAGQKLADDFKVPFLGDIPLIPDVVTGGDSGTPITLSNPDSPASIAYRELAGKVAAQISINQAGAEKKIDSSFELAWKA; this is translated from the coding sequence ATGTCGGATCAAGATTTACAGGTAAAAGTCATCGGGGCCTTAAAGACGGTCATGGACCCCGACTTGCATAAAAATATAGTGGACCTTGGTTTTGTTAAAAACCTCGAAACCAAAGACGGCAAGGTGAAGTTCGACGTCGAGTTGACCACCCCCGCCTGTCCGGTGAAAGAGGAGTTGAAAAACGAGTGCCAGAGCAAGGTCGGCGCCATTGAAGGCGTGAAAGACGTGACGGTCAACATGACCTCCAACGTGCGGCCTTCCGAGCATCAGCAACCCATTCTGACCGGCGTGAAGAATATCATCGCCGTGGCCAGCGGCAAGGGCGGCGTCGGTAAATCCACCGTCAGCACCAACCTGGCCATCGCCCTCAGCCTGACTGGCGCGAGGGTGGGCCTGATGGATGCGGACATCTACGGCCCGAGTATCCCGAAAATGCTGGGCATGCCCATCAAGCCGCCGAAAGGCGCGGACAACAACAAGTTTTTCCCGCACGAGAAATACAATCTGAAAGTCATTTCCGCCGCCTTCCTGACGGAAGAAGGCCAGCCGCTCATGTTGCGCGGTCCCATGCTGGGCGGCATCATCCAGCAGTTTCTGCAGAATGTCGAATGGGGCGAGCTGGACTACCTGGTCATCGACCTGCCTCCGGGCACGGGCGACGTGCAGTTGACCCTCACCCAGCGGGCTCCGTTGTCCGGCGGCGTGATCGTCACCACGCCTCAGCAGATCAGCGCCATCGACGCGGAAAAAGGCGTGAAGATGTTCCGCCAGGTGAAGGTGCCGGTGCTCGGCGTGGTCGAGAACATGAGCTACTTCGTCTGCGACGGGTGCGACAAGAAACACTTTATCTTCCAGTCCGGCGCCGGGCAGAAGCTGGCCGACGATTTCAAGGTGCCGTTCCTGGGCGACATCCCGCTCATCCCGGATGTGGTCACTGGCGGCGACTCTGGCACGCCCATCACCCTCAGCAACCCGGACTCTCCGGCATCGATTGCTTACCGCGAACTGGCGGGGAAAGTCGCGGCGCAGATCAGCATCAACCAGGCCGGTGCGGAAAAGAAAATCGATTCGAGCTTCGAACTGGCCTGGAAAGCGTGA